The DNA sequence TCTGACGGCGTCGGCAGCGGTTCCGGATCCGGTCCGTGCGAAGCTCACGTTGTATGTGCCGCCCCTCACGACGTTGATCTTGTACTCGACCCAAGTGTCGCCGCACCAGTTGGCTGTGGTGGGCGTGGTCAGCCTTGTGGACGCGAGCAGGCCACCCTTGCCGTAAACGGGCTGGCTGTATGTCGGTTTGAACGGCTCTGCGCTGTAATTCGGGGACGTCACGCTGTTGGAGGCGTTGGCGACCCACGTGTAGATCGTGCCGCTGATGACGGAGGCGCCGGTGGGCCTTATGACAATGGCCGAGCCCTGGCGGAGATCTCCGGACGGTCTGACCGGAATCGGCGTAGCGTCGTTGTATTCCTCATTTTTCGCCAAGCCGGCGCCGATGTCAAACATATAGGGCTTGCTGGGGTCGTCGTTGAAGCCGATCCATTCGGGGTGCCAGTACCACGGGAAAGCGGTCTTGCCCGTGAAGTCGTAGTCGCCGAACAGCACGTCGGTCATGCCGAGCCCCTCGGTGCCGGGCCACCACACCTGGACATAGGCGTCGATGTCGTCGATGATGTTGTCCAGAACCAGCGGCCGTGCGGAGTAGGAGATCACGATGATCTTCGCTCCGGGATAGTTGGCCTTCGCATTCTGGAGGGCGGTGTAGTCGGTGGGGTGCAGTTGCAGGGTGTGGGACACGATGCTGCCCAGAACGGTTCCTGTGAGGGTTGTGTCGCCGTTGCCCTCGGCGTATGCGGTCTCGCCGACTGTCACGAGCACCACGTCGTACTCATTTTCGTCGCCGGCATTGCGCGCGCCGGTGATGTTGAACTGGGCGCCGCTTCCCGCGCCGTTGGCGCCGAAGTTGCCGTCGGTCTTGACCTGCGCAATGGCCTCCAGCAGCGTCTCACCGGCGTAGAAGCTATGATCGGTGGAGGATTGCCCTTGCCACACCCTTGTCCAGCCGCCGAGCTGCCAGCCTATGTTGTTGGCGAAGCGCCCGGCCACCATGATCTTGTCGCCGGGGACATCTTTTAAGGTCGCCATCACGCCGTCCTTGTTCTTGAGCAGAACCATGGACTCGCGGACGGCCTGCCGGGCCAGTGCCACGGTCTCGGGTTTCCTGATCTGGGCTTTCGCCTTCGTCGTCGCGGCGGCGAGCCGCTCGTTGCGCGTTTCGCCTGTTTCGGCCTTCACAAGCGTCGGCCTGTCGAACAGACCCAGCTCGAACTTGACGCGCAGGATCCTCGTGACGGCGTCGTCTATGCGCGATATCGGGACGATGCCGCTCCGCGCCAGCTTGAGCAGATCGTCGCCAAAAGCCGGCGTACTGACTGCCATGTCCATGTCGCCGCCGGCGTTCACGAAGGCCGCTATCCTGACCTCTCTCGCAGTAAAGGCGGAGCCGTCGAAATGCGTCTGCTTTCCGTAGAAGAAATCCATGTACGTCTGGATGTTCGCCGCCGAGTTGGGCGCGTAGGGGTCACCGTGGCCGGAGTTGTAGTCGCTGACCACAAACCCCGTGAAACCGAACCCGCCTTCCGACACGGGCTTCTTGATGACATCGAGCATGGACGTGAACTCATGCATTCTCAGGCCGTTGAAGTAGTTGTATGAGGGCATCAGGCTGCGTACGCCGCCTTCGATCATGATTCTGTAGGCGTTCAGCATATCCATGATTTCCGGGTCGGCCTTCAGCTGCGCCGGCGTGAGCTCTTTCAGGGCCTTCATGTTCTGCAGCTGATCTATGGAGAGGGGGTTGGCGTAGGCGCCGTAGCCCACTATCGGGAAGTTGGGGTTGTAATAGAACCCGTTGCCGGCGTTGGCGCCGTTGACGGTAGAGCCCTCCGTCGTGAAGTGCTTCATCGTGCCGACGACCTGTGCGCCGTTGCCGAGGAACGCGTACTGGTTTTTGTCGCCCGGCTCCCCGGTGTCAAGGCCGTCCCACTTGTCCGGCTTGCCGCCCTGGAAACCCATGGAGTAGTAGTTACCGAATATGCCGTTTCTCTCGCGATCGTGGCCCCAG is a window from the Oscillospiraceae bacterium genome containing:
- a CDS encoding glycoside hydrolase family 3 C-terminal domain-containing protein: MKKSVKKFRRALSLMMTAVLALSLTLIASPVITLAETYPEQEGINNTSPTAEGRVVDKSVYMDKNQPIEVRVKALLDQMTLREKVGQMTQLERPSNANAKNYYIGSVLSGGGSTPNNNYGLSTENGGDGTGNTVSGWLDSYDQWQTAMDETPLGIPILYEIDAVHGTVHAPGTTVFPHASGAASGDPQLMERIGTAVATEMRALELFASFSPAIVMGQNPRWGRYHEGWGHDRERNGIFGNYYSMGFQGGKPDKWDGLDTGEPGDKNQYAFLGNGAQVVGTMKHFTTEGSTVNGANAGNGFYYNPNFPIVGYGAYANPLSIDQLQNMKALKELTPAQLKADPEIMDMLNAYRIMIEGGVRSLMPSYNYFNGLRMHEFTSMLDVIKKPVSEGGFGFTGFVVSDYNSGHGDPYAPNSAANIQTYMDFFYGKQTHFDGSAFTAREVRIAAFVNAGGDMDMAVSTPAFGDDLLKLARSGIVPISRIDDAVTRILRVKFELGLFDRPTLVKAETGETRNERLAAATTKAKAQIRKPETVALARQAVRESMVLLKNKDGVMATLKDVPGDKIMVAGRFANNIGWQLGGWTRVWQGQSSTDHSFYAGETLLEAIAQVKTDGNFGANGAGSGAQFNITGARNAGDENEYDVVLVTVGETAYAEGNGDTTLTGTVLGSIVSHTLQLHPTDYTALQNAKANYPGAKIIVISYSARPLVLDNIIDDIDAYVQVWWPGTEGLGMTDVLFGDYDFTGKTAFPWYWHPEWIGFNDDPSKPYMFDIGAGLAKNEEYNDATPIPVRPSGDLRQGSAIVIRPTGASVISGTIYTWVANASNSVTSPNYSAEPFKPTYSQPVYGKGGLLASTRLTTPTTANWCGDTWVEYKINVVRGGTYNVSFARTGSGTAADAVRILVDGVEKASYTVGGMTAPQSVELGAGEHILRVAFASSAQNVTVTSINIAASDEPSAFAADVDTLVAGYDANINVSGAEGTRAVLVSSSRDIVAEANLVDGGAKLSVPKDKAVAGAYFLMVYDGDNFVGSKDLSIVPLPDDVWSFSVETESNMIKAYFNTTIALDPARFDVVLNGVSVGGTLEAGGKSINFSDVNASNYVGGEDVIISGVRLPGLFPDYVFTYRGKLEKK